CCTTGACCACACCAAGGTCTGATCAACATGGTGACATCTGTGTGTCTTGGCACTTATACCATGgctctctcctcatctcctccTCATGGCATCTCtagatttattcaattttttttcttaaaacactCGGCCACCCACTGCTAGTGCCCCACCCCCAATCTTTACCTTGTATGTTCATTGTATGTAGCTTGTATCTAACTATATCTAATGTTATATCCTCCCTCTTGCTGAatgaagctccttgaaggcagggcttGTTGTAGAGAATGCCACAGCTGGGCAAATATTAGACTCTTGGTCAGTACTAGATTGCAATTAATTTAATTGTATCCTTCACTGGGGCAGGCCAGCCAGCCTgcaagcatttagtaaactcCTACTGTTTGCCAGGCAAAGGccaaaaataagattaaaagatACCAGTCCCTCTCCTCAAAGAGCTCAGTCTAACAAGCAATGAAAGTAGGCTCAGGTCATATAGATCTTGGGCTGAAAGAGACTTCAAAGGGCTGGAGAAGGTGAGGATCACATCAGTCATGCTAGCCATGAGGGAGGCCAAGCCTTGAGTGTGTAATCCTCCTTCCCAAAATTTTGGGGGCACTTTGGGAGGGTCTGCACAGTGGTCATGGCAGAGCCTCCCACTAACCTTGGGAGGCAGATGGTAGAATacctgttttacagatggggaaaccaagacTTCCATCATTGGCAAGCAGTCCTCAAATAGTTATTAATCCCAGTGGGGTTGATCAGCATTGGGGTACAAAGACCAAACTTACTGTGAGCCACTAAGGGTCTGGGACAGAAACTGAACTGAACCTAGAACAGACTCTATTCCCTTCCACCCTGTTGGCTCCTGTAATGTGAGTCTCATGTCATGAATCTCATGTCACTTTGTGGATCTAAGGCTCTGTGGAGCCAAGAGGGCAGGATACCTGCCTTCCTTGGCTATGGTAGCCCCCAGCATGCCAGACCTAGCTCACCGAGCTCACCACGTGAGCCTGTCAAGCCTTTTGGTTTGAGAAGAGAGAAGGTTGGCTTTAATTGAATGCCATGGAAATTCTGAGCCATATAGTCATTGAACCTTATAATCCTAGGGCAGGTAGGTCCTATCCAAACTACCAAGGTGTCGCTGCCTTGGAATGGCTTGGCATTTTTAGGGAACTGAGGTTTAGGGCCGggctgggtgaccttggcaaGTTCCCAAACACATTCAGGTCttagtttctttaacttcaaaatgaGAGAGTAGAAGGCTTTTCCATCTGTCTGCAATGCTGTCTTTTCACTCTGTGTGGGTATGCATATTTATCTCTATCTATTATAGGGGTACTAGGAGTGTGGTGATTCAGTAGTGGGGTAAAGCACCAGATGAGAAGCTCTTCCAACCAATGTGGACATATTGTACCTCTGTAAGAATCGGAACCTCTGAATGACCAACCAATGAAAGGGATAAAAATTGGGTGACAAATGATGAATGAAGGAGCAggtgtccttcattttcttcctgaTCCATTGTCCACTACCCACTTGCTATCCAGCCTTGTGGGGGCggggaaagggaagggacagGTACCTGGTGGCCTCTCGTCGCTTTTGGAAGCTTTTGGTGGTACCACTGGAAGGTAGAAAGGTCTTAACATCCTCCCAGGCCTGGAACTTCTCCCCTCGAAGGTGGGTGATATCCTGGGGAGGCCAATGGGAGGCTGGCAGCAGAGGAACAGAAGTCAGGGGTCCCTCTCTACTCTCCTGCTCCCACATTTACCCTGTTCTCGCCATCCTCCCCCAACAATACATCTACATCATGCCTGCCCAAAGGTAGGCCTAGCAGAGGGACCAGGAGATTCAAAGGAAAGTTGGTTTCCAGATAAACTGTCCCCATATGTCTCTGCCCTTTGAAATAGGCTGTGTGGCTTAGTCGGGGATAAACCTGGATTTGGGGTCAGAGCCATAACCTGCTGGAACAGCACCGAAGACAAATAGGACCAAAGAGGTCCTAAGCTCAACTTTTGGGATCAAATTCCACTAAGTAGAGGAGAACCTTGGGAAAAGAGCTCAGATTCAGAACATTGGACAGAGATGCTAGGACAACAGGAAGCCACTTCttggaaaggaaggccaggctgGGGAGGAGACTCCTGGTAAGAATTGAAAGGGTTATGTTGCCTGGTGGTTTCTTagtttaatgaattattttggcTGATCAGCTTTCAATCCACAAATGTTGATGGCCAACTGGGGAAAAGCCCACCCCCCAGCTGATCATTCTGAGGGGGTCACTGAGCCCAACCTCCTCCTTTGACCAGAGAGGGGATGGGAGGGGTGGAACTCACAGGAGATCCCAAGCTCCTTGGCCTCTTCCTGCAGATGTTTCTGTAGCATCTCCATGTCCTCTGACTTTACCAACTTCCTCTGGAGCCCTCTCAGGAAGGTGAAGCCAGTCAGATGGAGGGCCTTCCACCTTCTAAGCTGgcttctctcttcatctctgttcCTGATCATCAGAGGGACAGACTTGACTGCTCTGAGGTTCTACCCCGACTCCCTTCCAGCCTCCTCCCAAAGTCTGGCCCCTCCCTACCCACCTTCAGTTTTCCCAATCTTTCCCTATGGGCCCAGGTCCTTGGAGTGCCAACCTTTTCTCAACAGACAAAAAAGAGGGCCAAAGGCTGAAATCCTTCCTGCCCTCAGGCCCTTCCTCCTCCCTGTCATCCTGGTCTTCTTGCCCTTCTTGTTCCTGGTCATCCTGACAGTCCTGGCTGACTGTCTCAGATTGAGCCCAGCTTTTCAGCTGCTTTTTTATGTCCTGACACTGAGTCTCCGTTTTCCAATAGAATGGGAAGTTGGCTGGCTGGGGAGATGGGGGCACAGCCTTCCACCGGGACTTCCGAGCTGTCCTGGTAGGTGGCGGGGCTGCAGTCTGGGCCCTCTTGGGCATCACAGTCTGGTGGGAAGAGATAGGGGAGGCCAGGGGAAGGCTCCGGCCATCCACCAAGAAGCTCTCCCAGGCCCACTGGAATGGGAAGGAGGTCTTCCGAGGAGGTGGTGGAACAAGGCTGGGGATTGGGAAAGAGGTAGCCAGTCAGAAAATTGGCATCCCTGAGCCCCAGGTCCCCTCCCTGCACCCATGGTTACTTACTCTTCAGCCTCAGAAGACTCATTTCCTTTCTTGCCTTTGTTGGCTGTATCTTTCCTTCTGACATTCCCTGCACTCCGAGCCCTAGGTCGACCTTGAATCAGCACCCCATCTCCACTCCCATAAGCaccctgaaggagaaagtgagggagcCCAGATGAGAAATTACCTTTCCTGACCAACATAGATCATAACAGCAAGTCATGACACTACATCCCAGAGTGAGCAGTTCCATCATCAGCCTGATGCTCTGAAAGGGGAAGAGGTATCCCCAAAGTCATACAGAATGTTGGGTCTGGGGACAATGAGATCGTTAAATTCCTTACATCTGACTTTCTACTGACATGAATTATCTCCTTATACACATCAGTGACCTTGGGGCCTAGAGACAGGATTCTTGGAGCCCTAATCTTTTCTCAGGAGATGAGCCCACCAAGGATCCTTCCCAAACCCTTAGGGGAACTTGCCCAGTTTCTCCCCTTGCGCCTCCATGGACCTAGGCATTCTGTTGCCCAACTCTAGGGTCTTGGCAGTCAGAAGCCACCTACTTGTTGGGCCAAAGGTACACCAGACAGGATTCCCAATAGTCCAGCAGCCATTCCCTTTTCAGATGAGGCTGAAGAGACCCGAATCCGGGCATCTTGGTTAGGTTTCACTGCAGAGGCAGCCAGAATTGACTGTTGATGGGTTCTTCTTAATAttcttcttccccatcccccctttTCGGAACTTCTACCAGCCTGGTCCTGAACTGTCTCTACGGAGACCAACAGGCCTCTGGAGAAGAATGGCATCCTGACCTCTCAGAGCAGCCCAGGGCTGCTGGCCTCCCTGACCATGTTATCACATCTTGCTGTGTATCTGGTCATTTGTAGTACCCTGGGGTTGTCACCTCCATGAGGGCAGCATTGACCCAAACATGCTATCTATCTCCTTGAGTGGGGTAGGAACATCCTCACTTTAGGAGATCAATGGCTAAAAAGGGAAACTAgagaaaaatcttcattttacatagggAGAAACTGAGAGCAGAGGAAGGGAAGTGGCTTGACCAAGTCACAAGTAGTAAGTGGTAGAgccaatatttgaacccaggtccccaaGTCTAAATGTTTCCCATGACCTTATGCTGGGTTCTGAAGTAGTGCTTGGCCGGATGAAGTTGAATGGCCTGGAGAATCATGGGCAAGTACCTTCTCCCTCAGCATCTCAGTTTCTGTATGTGGACAAAAAGGGAGTTGGACAAAAGAATGGCTTAAGGTCATGTCCAGCTCCAACCCTCTTCCTGAAATGGGGATCCTTCCTCTGCTTGGTCTACTTCTGCCAAGCATGGGGCCCTGGGTATCTATTAGGCCCTCTCTCTgagctgacctcagacagttacaGCAGCAAGATGGTGAGTCTGGCCTCTGCCAGGAGAGTAACACTCTCTGGAGCAATAGGTCTGGGCATGGACCCCAAAGGGGCTCAAGTAGAAGCTGAGAGCTTGAGAGCTGATTCAAGCTCTCGGTGGAATCAGGTACGATGCCCTCCAGTGCCAGATATGGCCATTGGACATCTTATGTAAGAAATGGGAGGCTCCCACCTTGGGTGAGGACTCAGGATGTGACAGCCTGAAAtcatcctgggggggggggtcacctTGAAAAGACCTCATTTGCAAGTTTACAAAAATTCTCCCTGCCCCAACAAGACAGATAGTATAGATAGTCATACCAGTTGTCTTCTAATGTTACTTAACCTGTCTTTTCCATGTCTCTTTTTCTTATactcagagctggaagaaaactTATCAGAGGCAGCAAGTCTAGCAACTCCCTCCCTGAGCCAACAGGCCTCCCCTTTTGAACATTGCTTACAGGTAGGCATTCATATTTTGCTTGCAGACTTCCAGTGATGAGGAGCTCACTATCTGTCTTAAGGCAGCCCATGCTGCTTTTGGATAGAAATGGGGGTTAGGAAATTAGAAGAGGCAGTGTGAAATGACATCCAAATGACCTGCCTCAATCACTCTTCTGTAACCTTGGGCAGATCCTTGACCACTCCAGGCTTCATTTTTCTCCCCTGTCATATGTGAGGTCACCTCCAACTCTGACTCTGTGAACCTATAAGTTCTTTTTGCAGACTTTATATTGAGCCCCAGCTGGACTCCCCAGTCTTATCCTGCCCTCCTGAAGGCTTCAGCCACCCCCCAGTTCTGGCATCTCCCCCATCCACTTTCCTTGAACAAACCTCTCCATTAACTCCCAAGTTTCCCTGGGGTTGCCCTATGTCaggaatattctccctcctcctcatcACCTCCTGGGTTCCTTTCTCAGAAAACCTTTCCCCATGCTCTTGAATCTTGTGTCTTCCTTGGAGTGATT
The Macrotis lagotis isolate mMagLag1 chromosome 3, bilby.v1.9.chrom.fasta, whole genome shotgun sequence genome window above contains:
- the TSGA10IP gene encoding testis-specific protein 10-interacting protein, with protein sequence MPFFSRGLLVSVETVQDQAGRSSEKGGWGRRILRRTHQQSILAASAVKPNQDARIRVSSASSEKGMAAGLLGILSGVPLAQQGAYGSGDGVLIQGRPRARSAGNVRRKDTANKGKKGNESSEAEDLVPPPPRKTSFPFQWAWESFLVDGRSLPLASPISSHQTVMPKRAQTAAPPPTRTARKSRWKAVPPSPQPANFPFYWKTETQCQDIKKQLKSWAQSETVSQDCQDDQEQEGQEDQDDREEEGPEGRKDFSLWPSFLSVEKRNRDEERSQLRRWKALHLTGFTFLRGLQRKLVKSEDMEMLQKHLQEEAKELGISSSHWPPQDITHLRGEKFQAWEDVKTFLPSSGTTKSFQKRREATRTLMMDWERHKREEQTRAEQRRAQEQRVQKQVARCLAAYGPSRLQGSGTGHRKLDELRRQEKQRLAEYQAELQGIHQRVQSRPFLFQQVMQANARLSANRRFSQVLSAQGLDEEQVLAEALKDEIEEIPSKHRSSKTRKMTRIAVEQPLWETE